The sequence CGCGCGTGGAGCGCGCCACGGTCGGCCTCCGAGTAGACGGCCACCGTGCGGAGGCCGAGGACGCGGCAGGCGCGGATCACCCGGACGGCGATCTCGCCCCGGTTGGCCACGAGGACCGTGTTCATGCGCCGAGCGGCGCCACGAGCATCAGCGGCTGACCGTATTCCACGAGCTCTCCGTTCTCGGCCAGGACCTCGCCGATCCGCCCCCGGCAGCCGGCGGTGACCGAGTGCATCAGCGCCATGACCTCGATGAGACAGACGACATCGTCCGGGTCCACGAGGCTCCCGACCTCCACGAAGGGCGGCGCGCCCGGCCGGGGGGCCCGGTGGAAGGTGCCGACCATCGGCGCCTTCAGCTCGACCTCCCCGT is a genomic window of Candidatus Rokuibacteriota bacterium containing:
- the accB gene encoding acetyl-CoA carboxylase biotin carboxyl carrier protein — translated: MALSYDDVRKILTIIDASSLEELRLEMGDLKLVVRRRGARPETGSAPAPEATVAPPLAVPAPRQAAPAPIGAPPRGLGHGAADGEVELKAPMVGTFHRAPRPGAPPFVEVGSLVDPDDVVCLIEVMALMHSVTAGCRGRIGEVLAENGELVEYGQPLMLVAPLGA